One Novipirellula caenicola genomic window carries:
- a CDS encoding SseB family protein has protein sequence MTFQSHIQALDAAITERNAKEIRSILLGLDFVLINIDDEDEGDGDEESMGALTAEIEDADVLVAFSSEENAGLFVGEMGDLFSEEDEVQGFVVDGETLLEFLPEGFGLLINPETEFKQIIDPDLAAEILELGEPE, from the coding sequence ATGACCTTTCAATCCCACATCCAAGCTTTGGATGCTGCGATCACCGAACGCAACGCAAAAGAAATCCGTTCTATTCTGCTTGGACTTGATTTCGTGCTGATCAATATTGACGACGAAGATGAGGGCGATGGTGACGAAGAGAGCATGGGAGCGTTGACCGCCGAGATCGAAGATGCGGACGTCTTGGTCGCCTTCAGTTCCGAAGAGAATGCGGGACTGTTTGTCGGCGAGATGGGCGATCTGTTCAGCGAGGAAGACGAAGTGCAAGGGTTCGTCGTCGACGGCGAAACGCTGCTCGAGTTCTTGCCCGAAGGGTTTGGTTTACTGATCAATCCAGAAACCGAGTTCAAACAGATCATCGATCCGGACCTTGCCGCCGAGATCCTCGAGCTGGGCGAGCCGGAATAG
- a CDS encoding Gfo/Idh/MocA family oxidoreductase, with translation MNRHKRTPSSEQTVQSNGRREFLKTSAVVGAATSAPYFFSGAKSQAAETKSKNDRMTIGVIGAGGMATGNIDSAKEWLDVVAVADVDKTRSDKFNQRFADGKADTYEDYREILDRHDIDVLHIATPDHWHTKPLVEAMLAGKDVYCEKPLTLTIDEGKLIRKVQKDTGRIVQVGTQQRSTFHLFVKAMAIVAEGRLGKITQVQAAIGGAPSSPEIPVAEVPEHLNWDRWLGPAPKVDYRYSKQGKQAHTNCHYEFRWWYEYSGGKLTDWGAHHVDICNWALKLNGQTEGPLSIGGTAKHPVEFENGFPVQNDRYNTATGFQFNVQYPGGTEMIIRNDTDNGVLITGTKGKIFVNRGKLVGKPVEDLASNPLPDDAISKVYKGLPMEHNGRKQHWANFLHCVRERKEPISDVHSHMEMLNVCHLAGISARFGRDLKWDDSQEQIVGDEEANSFLARPYREGYEIEMRKPVKS, from the coding sequence ATGAATCGTCACAAACGCACCCCCTCTTCGGAGCAAACCGTTCAAAGCAATGGACGACGCGAATTCTTGAAAACGAGCGCGGTGGTGGGTGCGGCGACTTCCGCTCCCTATTTTTTCAGCGGTGCGAAATCGCAAGCGGCTGAAACCAAATCGAAGAACGACCGGATGACGATCGGCGTGATTGGTGCCGGGGGCATGGCCACGGGGAACATCGATTCTGCCAAAGAATGGTTGGATGTGGTGGCCGTCGCCGACGTCGACAAAACTCGCAGCGACAAATTCAATCAACGCTTTGCCGATGGAAAAGCCGACACCTACGAAGATTATCGGGAGATTTTGGATCGCCACGATATCGACGTCCTTCACATTGCCACGCCAGACCACTGGCACACCAAGCCGCTTGTCGAAGCGATGTTGGCAGGAAAAGACGTGTACTGCGAAAAACCGCTGACGTTGACCATCGACGAAGGCAAATTGATCCGCAAGGTACAAAAAGACACTGGGCGAATTGTGCAGGTCGGCACGCAGCAACGAAGCACGTTCCACTTGTTCGTCAAAGCGATGGCGATTGTTGCCGAAGGCCGACTCGGCAAGATCACTCAGGTTCAAGCCGCGATCGGCGGTGCTCCGTCGAGCCCCGAGATCCCGGTCGCCGAAGTGCCTGAGCACTTGAATTGGGACCGCTGGCTCGGCCCGGCGCCGAAGGTCGATTACCGCTACAGCAAACAGGGCAAACAAGCCCATACGAACTGTCACTACGAATTCCGTTGGTGGTACGAATACTCGGGCGGAAAACTGACCGACTGGGGTGCACACCACGTCGACATTTGTAACTGGGCACTCAAGTTAAACGGTCAAACCGAAGGACCGCTCTCGATCGGCGGGACGGCGAAACACCCCGTTGAATTTGAAAATGGATTCCCTGTCCAAAACGACCGTTACAACACGGCAACCGGGTTCCAGTTCAACGTTCAGTATCCCGGCGGTACCGAAATGATCATTCGCAACGACACCGATAACGGCGTCTTGATCACGGGAACCAAGGGCAAAATCTTTGTCAATCGTGGCAAATTGGTCGGTAAACCCGTCGAGGATTTGGCAAGCAACCCGTTGCCCGATGACGCGATTTCCAAGGTTTACAAGGGCTTGCCGATGGAACACAACGGACGCAAACAACACTGGGCCAACTTCCTACACTGTGTTCGCGAACGCAAAGAACCGATTTCGGATGTCCATTCGCACATGGAAATGCTGAACGTCTGCCATCTAGCAGGCATCTCGGCTCGCTTTGGCCGCGATCTAAAGTGGGACGATTCACAGGAGCAAATCGTGGGTGACGAAGAAGCCAACAGCTTCTTGGCACGTCCTTATCGCGAAGGGTATGAAATTGAGATGCGAAAGCCAGTGAAGAGCTAG